In Calditrichota bacterium, one genomic interval encodes:
- a CDS encoding MerR family DNA-binding transcriptional regulator: protein MENYITIKEAAKKLGVSKETLRRWDKTGKFNSIRHPINNYRVYKDEQLNSFVKDIAIQYEAEPINVKDNINPFFETSFGKLYNLDVVSFFKTLKDETIDLIIADPPYNIKKAEWDTFQSQKEYVDWSMIWIKEAHRVLKKNGTIYIFGFSEILADLKWSANHLFKGSKWLIWYYRNKANLGTDWGRSHESILHFRKSKNFIFNIDEVRIPYNQHTLKYPKRKQAETSQYNNGNGKKYIWEPNPKGAKPKDVFEIPTISNSAWEKTEHPTQKPIELIRKCVLSSSNPDSIIIDPFGGSGTTYAVAEAFQRNWLGTELDKKYCEITMDRLNDNEHINRISLVKDEYENIERRKKLRKLS from the coding sequence ATGGAAAACTATATTACAATTAAAGAAGCTGCAAAAAAATTGGGTGTAAGCAAAGAAACGCTTAGACGATGGGACAAAACTGGAAAATTTAATTCTATAAGGCATCCAATTAATAATTATCGTGTATATAAAGATGAACAACTCAATTCATTTGTAAAAGATATTGCAATTCAATATGAAGCAGAGCCAATTAATGTCAAAGACAATATCAACCCATTTTTTGAAACATCATTTGGAAAACTTTACAATTTAGATGTTGTAAGTTTCTTTAAAACATTAAAAGATGAAACAATAGATTTAATAATTGCAGATCCACCTTATAATATTAAAAAAGCTGAATGGGATACATTCCAATCACAAAAAGAATATGTTGATTGGAGTATGATATGGATAAAGGAAGCACATAGAGTCCTAAAGAAAAATGGTACAATCTACATATTTGGTTTCTCGGAAATACTTGCTGATTTAAAATGGAGTGCAAATCACCTATTCAAAGGGAGTAAATGGCTAATTTGGTATTACAGAAATAAAGCAAATCTTGGAACCGATTGGGGCAGATCTCATGAAAGTATTTTGCACTTCAGGAAAAGTAAAAACTTTATATTTAACATAGATGAAGTTAGAATACCTTATAATCAACATACGCTAAAATACCCTAAAAGGAAGCAAGCTGAGACATCGCAATATAATAATGGAAACGGCAAAAAATACATCTGGGAACCAAATCCAAAGGGTGCAAAGCCCAAAGATGTATTTGAAATACCAACAATATCCAATAGCGCTTGGGAAAAAACAGAACATCCAACACAAAAGCCAATTGAGTTGATAAGAAAGTGTGTATTATCATCTTCAAATCCCGATAGTATAATTATTGATCCTTTTGGAGGATCTGGAACAACGTATGCAGTCGCAGAGGCATTTCAACGAAATTGGTTAGGTACAGAATTGGATAAAAAATATTGTGAAATTACAATGGATAGACTTAATGATAATGAACACATTAATAGAATTTCTTTAGTCAAAGATGAATATGAAAATATTGAACGTAGAAAAAAACTACGAAAATTAAGCTAA
- a CDS encoding aminopeptidase P family protein, producing the protein MVKDRISALRDLMKRENIKAYIIPSIDAHQSEYVPDLWQRRPWISGFTGSAGDVAITLDKGGLWTDGRYYAQATEQLAGSGIDLFKASEKDTPTIPAFLGTELNAGDKVGIDPKTFSFDQMQSLKKDIDQAGMDIDFTENNFVDRVWENQPGLPDRPIKVHTLKFAGESVESKLGRIRNEMKKNGSKAHVITMLDAIAWTFNLRGKDVDFNPVFIAYAIITEDSAKLFTKLSRVPDEVHQFIGSQVEILDYPEFDNHLLQLAESAEKVWIDGATTNYWIVSTLAKKCALVNSMSPVIKFKAIKNDAELDGYRACHVRDGVAMVNFLHWLEGAVPTGGVTEMSAAKKLEGFRKEQDMFQGPSFGTISSYKIHGAIIHYSVTEESDIPLNPTGVYLIDSGGQYLDGTTDITRTVTLGDVTESEKENFTRVLMGHINLNLTAFPKGTTGPALDTITRLALWEAGLNFNHGTGHGVGSYLGVHEGPQSINPTRGFTVPLEIGMICSNEPGYYKAGEYGMRIENLINVIRDDEKSNSDFEFYTFDNATLCPIDTRLVEKSLMTEKQINWLNQYHAEVWQKLSPFVEGDVKSWLQKATEEI; encoded by the coding sequence ATGGTAAAAGACAGAATTTCAGCACTGCGCGATTTGATGAAACGTGAAAACATCAAGGCATATATAATCCCAAGTATTGATGCACATCAAAGCGAGTATGTCCCGGATTTGTGGCAGCGCCGTCCATGGATAAGTGGCTTCACCGGATCAGCAGGAGATGTTGCAATTACATTGGATAAAGGCGGATTATGGACCGATGGTCGCTATTATGCCCAAGCCACAGAACAGTTGGCAGGATCAGGAATTGATCTGTTTAAAGCGAGTGAAAAAGACACACCAACAATACCCGCTTTTCTTGGAACTGAATTAAACGCTGGCGATAAAGTGGGCATAGATCCTAAAACTTTTTCATTCGATCAAATGCAATCATTAAAAAAAGATATTGATCAAGCCGGGATGGATATTGATTTTACTGAAAATAATTTTGTTGATCGGGTTTGGGAAAATCAGCCAGGGCTTCCGGACAGACCGATAAAGGTCCATACTCTTAAATTTGCTGGCGAATCTGTTGAGAGTAAGCTTGGCCGAATTAGAAATGAAATGAAAAAGAATGGCAGCAAAGCGCATGTAATTACAATGCTGGATGCCATCGCCTGGACATTTAATCTGCGTGGCAAGGATGTAGATTTTAATCCCGTTTTTATTGCTTATGCAATTATCACAGAGGATAGTGCAAAGTTATTTACAAAACTATCCCGTGTTCCGGATGAGGTGCATCAGTTTATTGGAAGTCAGGTAGAAATATTGGACTATCCTGAATTTGACAATCACCTTCTTCAATTGGCAGAAAGTGCTGAAAAAGTATGGATTGACGGGGCAACCACAAATTATTGGATTGTATCAACCCTGGCAAAGAAATGTGCGCTTGTTAATTCGATGAGCCCGGTTATAAAATTTAAGGCAATTAAAAATGATGCGGAGCTTGATGGCTATCGTGCCTGCCATGTTCGTGATGGTGTGGCCATGGTTAATTTTCTGCATTGGCTGGAGGGGGCAGTTCCTACCGGTGGAGTTACTGAAATGTCTGCTGCCAAAAAATTGGAAGGGTTCCGCAAAGAACAGGATATGTTCCAGGGCCCAAGTTTTGGTACAATTTCCAGTTACAAAATCCACGGGGCAATTATTCATTATTCTGTTACAGAAGAGAGCGATATTCCACTAAATCCAACAGGAGTCTATCTGATCGATTCCGGTGGTCAATACCTGGATGGAACAACTGATATTACCCGTACGGTGACGTTGGGTGATGTGACTGAATCTGAAAAAGAAAATTTTACACGCGTTTTAATGGGACACATCAATCTAAACCTGACTGCATTTCCAAAAGGTACCACAGGCCCGGCGCTTGATACGATAACACGTCTTGCTTTGTGGGAAGCCGGTTTGAACTTTAATCATGGAACAGGCCATGGTGTTGGCTCCTATCTTGGTGTTCATGAAGGTCCGCAATCAATTAATCCGACCCGCGGTTTTACTGTGCCGCTGGAAATTGGCATGATTTGTTCAAATGAACCGGGTTATTATAAGGCTGGTGAGTATGGAATGCGGATTGAAAACCTGATCAATGTTATCCGTGATGATGAAAAATCTAATTCTGATTTTGAATTTTACACTTTTGACAATGCCACATTATGTCCGATTGATACACGGCTTGTAGAAAAATCATTGATGACAGAAAAACAGATAAACTGGCTAAACCAATATCATGCGGAAGTATGGCAAAAGCTATCGCCATTTGTGGAAGGTGATGTAAAGAGCTGGCTTCAAAAAGCGACTGAAGAAATATAG
- a CDS encoding DUF3575 domain-containing protein, which produces MRKLFVLVLFFKLILISNLLAQYDVEGNGKDYGIAINPVGALFSWYSLEYNIWKADRTGEINIPFQLLHNPFDTENDDHDLTIFSIGAQYRKFFSSEQQGFFVQAGFIHYNFSVDGKGEYRGESAGGSVNSVLFGFGYRMISKTNGLFWSAALSAGKGWGSVDSPNGEDVSNSGFTYDIDLLKIGYAW; this is translated from the coding sequence ATGAGAAAACTATTTGTTCTAGTTCTGTTTTTTAAACTTATTTTAATTTCAAATCTTTTAGCCCAGTATGATGTAGAAGGTAATGGAAAAGATTACGGGATAGCAATAAATCCAGTTGGGGCTTTATTTAGTTGGTATTCGCTGGAATACAATATTTGGAAAGCAGATAGAACAGGAGAAATAAATATTCCTTTTCAATTATTACATAACCCATTTGATACTGAAAATGATGATCATGATTTAACAATATTTTCAATCGGTGCCCAGTATCGAAAATTTTTCAGTTCTGAGCAACAAGGATTTTTTGTCCAGGCAGGGTTTATTCATTATAATTTTTCTGTTGATGGCAAAGGAGAATATAGAGGAGAATCTGCTGGCGGCAGTGTGAATTCTGTATTGTTTGGATTTGGGTATAGGATGATTTCTAAAACTAATGGACTGTTTTGGTCTGCGGCTTTAAGTGCAGGAAAAGGTTGGGGAAGTGTAGATAGCCCAAATGGGGAAGATGTTTCAAATTCGGGATTTACATATGATATTGATTTGTTAAAGATTGGCTACGCCTGGTAA
- the glpD gene encoding glycerol-3-phosphate dehydrogenase, translated as MDKKNKNTSKLKTELPGISMEFSAKTRKGFIKKLQSEQFDILIIGGGITGAGIARDAALRGYRTALIEKDDFAAGTSSKSSKLIHGGIRYLQHMEFGLVHEALLERKTLMDIAPHLVHPIEVLFPVYKGSSVPAWMVKIGMLLYDGLSFSKRIGLHRLIPIGKNDKPERLLLKKGLEKLFMYYDSRADDTRLVMANIQSAALNSAITANYIKAVDVIQEDGQVKGLKVQDQLSGKKFEVNAHLVCNATGPWNDFVRGELFNDNKQRLRPTKGIHFVVRRKDLDIKRTMILSTIQDERPVFVIPWREFVILGTTDTYFEGDPDWVDISVDDVDYLLESYNHYFPKANLTKDKVLSVYSGLRPLTLEEGKSAGEVTREYQIFEGPQNFFNILGGKLTTYRTMAEEMVNRLGNALSDHLGILARNSKCTTDKLPLNGGDIKNYEQFESEWTEKLIRNGFEKDTAKNLIESYGENLSEALTIISSRKNGTDKIINNLPYLWGEIDYCCHYEMTLALDDFLMRRTHLFSLDPNQAQDVHLAVADRMAEILDWSGKEKKRQIENYKKKVEMVQSFRVGAVS; from the coding sequence TTGGACAAAAAAAATAAAAATACTTCAAAACTTAAAACAGAGTTACCTGGAATAAGCATGGAGTTTTCTGCGAAAACCAGAAAAGGATTTATTAAGAAATTACAATCTGAACAATTTGATATTTTGATAATTGGTGGCGGGATTACAGGTGCCGGAATCGCCAGAGATGCGGCATTGCGTGGGTATAGAACTGCACTGATTGAGAAAGATGATTTTGCAGCCGGGACAAGCAGCAAATCTTCAAAACTTATTCATGGCGGGATTCGCTATCTGCAACATATGGAGTTTGGCCTGGTGCACGAAGCACTGTTGGAACGTAAAACCCTGATGGATATTGCACCTCATCTTGTTCATCCCATAGAAGTTCTTTTCCCTGTTTACAAAGGAAGTTCGGTTCCGGCATGGATGGTAAAGATTGGCATGTTGCTATATGATGGTCTTTCATTTTCAAAAAGAATTGGATTGCACCGATTAATCCCGATTGGGAAAAATGATAAGCCTGAGCGCCTTCTTCTTAAAAAAGGATTGGAAAAACTTTTTATGTATTATGACAGCCGGGCAGATGATACGCGCCTGGTGATGGCCAATATTCAGTCGGCAGCTCTGAACAGCGCAATCACCGCAAATTATATCAAAGCTGTAGATGTGATACAGGAAGATGGTCAGGTAAAAGGGCTAAAAGTTCAAGATCAACTTTCCGGCAAGAAGTTTGAGGTAAATGCCCACCTTGTTTGTAATGCCACTGGCCCATGGAATGACTTTGTGAGAGGGGAGCTTTTTAATGATAATAAGCAACGGTTACGCCCCACAAAGGGTATTCATTTTGTTGTCCGCCGTAAAGATTTGGATATAAAACGTACGATGATTCTTTCAACCATCCAGGATGAGCGACCTGTTTTTGTAATACCCTGGCGTGAATTTGTTATACTTGGAACGACTGATACCTATTTTGAAGGCGATCCGGACTGGGTGGATATTTCTGTAGATGATGTGGATTATTTACTCGAATCATATAATCATTATTTCCCAAAAGCCAATCTTACAAAAGATAAAGTTCTTTCAGTTTACAGCGGTTTGCGGCCATTAACTCTTGAAGAAGGTAAATCTGCCGGAGAAGTTACCAGGGAATATCAAATATTTGAAGGCCCTCAAAATTTTTTCAATATTCTCGGCGGGAAACTGACAACATACCGCACAATGGCAGAGGAAATGGTTAATCGGTTGGGCAATGCTTTAAGTGATCACCTGGGGATTTTGGCACGGAATTCCAAATGCACAACAGACAAACTGCCTTTGAATGGCGGCGATATTAAAAATTATGAACAATTTGAATCAGAATGGACCGAGAAGTTAATCCGCAATGGTTTTGAAAAAGATACTGCTAAAAACTTAATTGAATCTTATGGCGAAAATCTGTCTGAAGCTCTTACAATAATTAGCAGTCGGAAAAATGGCACGGATAAAATTATTAATAACCTGCCGTATTTGTGGGGCGAGATTGATTATTGCTGCCACTATGAAATGACCCTTGCGCTGGATGATTTTTTGATGCGCCGAACGCACTTGTTTTCTCTCGATCCTAACCAGGCACAGGATGTTCATTTAGCCGTGGCCGATAGAATGGCGGAGATTTTGGATTGGTCCGGCAAAGAAAAGAAAAGGCAAATTGAAAATTACAAAAAGAAAGTTGAAATGGTCCAAAGTTTTAGGGTAGGAGCTGTCTCCTGA
- a CDS encoding DUF2914 domain-containing protein, with protein MKKLLFVFLLAPFFLLAQEKSTAEVTEVSICTAVEDRVPVGVDTSFTSDVERVYCYTKITGAAADSSVTHVWYHGDKEMARQKLSVKANAWRTWSSKRIVDSWTGAWRVDILSASGTVLKSKAFTVK; from the coding sequence ATGAAGAAATTATTATTTGTGTTTTTATTAGCACCATTTTTTTTACTGGCGCAGGAAAAATCTACGGCCGAAGTAACCGAAGTCTCAATTTGTACAGCTGTTGAAGACCGCGTGCCTGTTGGCGTTGACACATCCTTTACCAGTGATGTGGAACGTGTTTATTGTTATACCAAAATTACCGGGGCAGCTGCCGATAGTTCGGTAACACATGTCTGGTATCATGGCGATAAAGAAATGGCCCGCCAAAAATTAAGTGTAAAGGCAAATGCCTGGCGCACCTGGAGTTCTAAACGAATTGTCGATTCCTGGACGGGTGCATGGCGTGTGGATATTTTATCTGCAAGCGGTACAGTTTTAAAAAGTAAGGCTTTTACTGTAAAATAA
- a CDS encoding PIN domain-containing protein, giving the protein MGIIIDTNIFFDAENSRFDLKNLEKFSNLGESYISVITVSELFSGVHLAKSADQRIRRTVFVENVVANMPILDIDFNIAKVYSELFAHAISSGKRTGTNVHDLQIAATAISGNHVVLTRNIKNFESIPGVRSESPY; this is encoded by the coding sequence ATGGGAATAATTATAGATACAAATATTTTTTTCGATGCAGAAAATAGCCGCTTTGATCTAAAAAATTTAGAGAAGTTCTCCAATTTGGGGGAATCCTATATTTCCGTTATTACCGTTTCTGAACTATTTAGTGGTGTTCATTTAGCCAAAAGCGCTGATCAAAGAATTAGACGTACCGTTTTTGTGGAAAATGTTGTGGCTAACATGCCAATACTTGATATAGATTTTAATATCGCAAAAGTTTATTCTGAGTTATTTGCCCATGCAATTAGTTCCGGAAAAAGAACAGGCACAAATGTACATGATTTGCAAATTGCAGCTACAGCTATTTCTGGAAATCATGTCGTTTTAACAAGAAATATTAAAAATTTTGAATCTATCCCAGGAGTCAGATCGGAGTCACCCTATTAA